One Dermacentor andersoni chromosome 6, qqDerAnde1_hic_scaffold, whole genome shotgun sequence genomic window carries:
- the LOC140219133 gene encoding uncharacterized protein has product MAAHAGPPGFDETEDSWDAYQVRLQSYFEAYDIVDSKKRRALLTAALSTATVGIITVRCAPAKIQDLTYEKLLELLAEHFAPQGNEIAESYKFFTRCQRPDEATKDFIVEIRKKACSCNFGEARDRMLRDRLVCGLRDAGVRRKLLARPSLTLKEAEDIALAAEMAALNVDHMERTQDYGGVHARRMDGILQFIPGIQVYLDDVVVAEKRDHRPLLSLFSPDKPVPAMAAARIQRWSLLLSAYNYKIQFKPGKTLIPADTLSRLPVRQEHKNTKAAEDDARLDRDIEKLVNACPTCIEWGSMPPARQPVPWPDTEEPWSRVHVDFAGPVEGACNSGPPLSKYVWFKNYGVGDKWKPGAVESTEG; this is encoded by the exons ATGGCGGCCCACGCCGGACCACCGGGTTTCGACGAAACGGAAGACAGTTGGGACGCCTACCAGGTGCGTCTGCAGTCCTACTTTGAAGCTTACGATATCGTCGACTCGAAGAAACGACGAGCCCTGCTAACGGCAGCCTTAAGCACGGCAACAGTCGGCATAATAACGGTACGGTGCGCGCCGGCGAAGATTCAAGACCTTACCTACGAGAAGctgcttgaactgctggcagaACACTTTGCGCCACAGGGCAACGAAATAGCGGAGTCCTACAAGTTCTTCACCAGATGCCAGCGTCCCGACGAGGCAACGAAGGACTTCATTGTGGAAATTCGGAAGAAGGCCTGCAGTTGCAACTTTGGCGAGGCACGGGACAGGATGCTACGAGACAGACTTGTTTGTGGTCTACGTGACGCCGGCGTTCGTCGGAAGCTTTTGGCCAGACCTTCGCTGACGCTGAAAGAAGCCGAAGATATAGCGTTAGCAGCAGAGATGGCAGCTCTCAACGTTGATCACATGGAGAGGACACAGGATTATGGCGGCGTCCATGCC AGACGTATGGACGGCATCCTGCAATTCATTCCGGGCATTCAAGTGTACCTGGACGATGTGGTAGTCGCGGAGAAACGCG ATCACAGACCTCTTCTGAGCCTTTTCAGCCCCGACAAGCCCGTTCCCGCCATGGCCGCTGCCCGGATTCAGCGTTGGTCCCTCTTGCTAAGCGCCTACAACTACAAAATTCAGTTCAAGCCAGGAAAGACGTTGATTCCTGCAGACACCCTCAGCCGTTTACCGGTGAGGCAGGAGCATAAAAACACTAAGGCTGCAGAAGATGACGCTC GGCTCGATCGGGACATTGAGAAGCTGGTCAACGCGTGTCCAACATGCATAGAATGGGGCAGCATGCCTCCTGCCCGACAACCCGTGCCTTGGCCGGACACAGAGGAGCCATGGTCTAGGGTCCATGTCGATTTTGCGGGTCCTGTGGAAG GTGCGTGCAACAGTGGCCCACCGCTGAGCAAATACGTCTGGTTCAAGAACTATGGAGTGGGTGACAAATGGAAACCAGGCGCGGTAGAGTCCACCGAAGGCTAG